The following coding sequences lie in one Oncorhynchus kisutch isolate 150728-3 linkage group LG3, Okis_V2, whole genome shotgun sequence genomic window:
- the nudt18 gene encoding 8-oxo-dGDP phosphatase NUDT18 isoform X1 encodes MNVNNDVEKLLNGEGLEVNDEFDSAPAEVQAVALRKTITYIVSAVIFNEKNEVLMVQEAKENCYKQWYLPAGRMEEGESIVEAMRREVKEEAGFDCKPITLVLVQEQGPQWIRFVFLAEITGGSLKTMAEADAESLQAQWWDQDSPLTLRGRDILRLIDTALKYRKKPWHPVAHPIDMCCHVVVQRLLLTFSSSDGVLWLLLGNIKDLHLPVAVSVKTHTVTWAANTLVQEAMPSSYYDLNVNTRGILGLQHNGRVPGKTDGLCFNTVVSLEHTGEGPHTSQPPLIESPRFQWYKVENPQLRDKIQQRITTGSFLPVHSLY; translated from the exons ATGAATGTGAACAATGATGTGGAAAAGCTTTTAAATGGTGAAGGACTAGAAGTGAACGACGAGTTCGATTCGGCACCCGCAGAGGTCCAAGCAGTTGCCTTGAGGAAAACGATAACCTACATCGTCAGCGCTGTCATCTTCAATGAAAAG AATGAGGTGCTCATGGTGCAGGAGGCCAAGGAGAATTGCTACAAACAGTGGTACCTTCCAGCTGGCCgtatggaagagggagagagcattGTGGAGGCCATGAGAAGGGAAGTGAAGGAAGAGGCTGGATTCGACTGCAAACCCATCACCCTGGTTCTGGTCCAAGAACAGGGGCCGCAGTGGATCCGATTCGTTTTCTTGGCGGAGATTACAG GAGGCTCCCTGAAGACGATGGCAGAGGCTGATGCAGAGTCTCTCCAGGCTCAGTGGTGGGACCAAGACTCCCCACTCACCTTGAGGGGTCGTGACATCCTCAGACTCATCGATACCGCCCTGAAATACAGAAAGAAGCCCTGGCATCCTGTGGCTCACCCTATAGACatgtgctgccatgttgttgtacAGCGACTTCTCCTCACTTTCAGCAGCTCTGATGGGGTGCTTTGGCTCCTTTTGGGCAACATTAAGGACCTGCACCTCCCTGTGGCCGTGTCTGTGAAAACCCACACAGTCACATGGGCGGCCAACACATTGGTACAAGAGGCCATGCCCTCCTCCTACTACGACCTCAACGTTAACACAAGGGGAATCCTGGGACTACAGCACAATGGAAGGGTCCCTGGGAAGACAGATGGACTCTGCTTCAACACAGTGGTGTCTTTGGAACACACTGGGGAGGGGCCACACACCAGTCAACCACCACTGATCGAGAGCCCTCGCTTTCAGTGGTACAAAGTGGAGAATCCTCAGCTAAGAGACAAGATTCAACAGAGAATAACTACTGGGTCCTTCCTTCCAGTGCATAGTCTCTACTAA
- the nudt18 gene encoding 8-oxo-dGDP phosphatase NUDT18 isoform X2 — MVQEAKENCYKQWYLPAGRMEEGESIVEAMRREVKEEAGFDCKPITLVLVQEQGPQWIRFVFLAEITGGSLKTMAEADAESLQAQWWDQDSPLTLRGRDILRLIDTALKYRKKPWHPVAHPIDMCCHVVVQRLLLTFSSSDGVLWLLLGNIKDLHLPVAVSVKTHTVTWAANTLVQEAMPSSYYDLNVNTRGILGLQHNGRVPGKTDGLCFNTVVSLEHTGEGPHTSQPPLIESPRFQWYKVENPQLRDKIQQRITTGSFLPVHSLY; from the exons ATGGTGCAGGAGGCCAAGGAGAATTGCTACAAACAGTGGTACCTTCCAGCTGGCCgtatggaagagggagagagcattGTGGAGGCCATGAGAAGGGAAGTGAAGGAAGAGGCTGGATTCGACTGCAAACCCATCACCCTGGTTCTGGTCCAAGAACAGGGGCCGCAGTGGATCCGATTCGTTTTCTTGGCGGAGATTACAG GAGGCTCCCTGAAGACGATGGCAGAGGCTGATGCAGAGTCTCTCCAGGCTCAGTGGTGGGACCAAGACTCCCCACTCACCTTGAGGGGTCGTGACATCCTCAGACTCATCGATACCGCCCTGAAATACAGAAAGAAGCCCTGGCATCCTGTGGCTCACCCTATAGACatgtgctgccatgttgttgtacAGCGACTTCTCCTCACTTTCAGCAGCTCTGATGGGGTGCTTTGGCTCCTTTTGGGCAACATTAAGGACCTGCACCTCCCTGTGGCCGTGTCTGTGAAAACCCACACAGTCACATGGGCGGCCAACACATTGGTACAAGAGGCCATGCCCTCCTCCTACTACGACCTCAACGTTAACACAAGGGGAATCCTGGGACTACAGCACAATGGAAGGGTCCCTGGGAAGACAGATGGACTCTGCTTCAACACAGTGGTGTCTTTGGAACACACTGGGGAGGGGCCACACACCAGTCAACCACCACTGATCGAGAGCCCTCGCTTTCAGTGGTACAAAGTGGAGAATCCTCAGCTAAGAGACAAGATTCAACAGAGAATAACTACTGGGTCCTTCCTTCCAGTGCATAGTCTCTACTAA
- the fhip2b gene encoding FHF complex subunit HOOK-interacting protein 2B isoform X1: MDMFSKLTHLFQQALETREPPVNLLDSFMDHWKGITNYYIETTGQTRPVKQTDIPWRLKQMLDILVYEEAQQGQEEMGPCMEYFLQHKLLETLCTLGKAQVPHTQQVKCCHVWYVLITLSSTLISSSCQYPPGMNQQVLVFFSKILVQIQKPMLHILNVYRPVQKLVRLCGLPGSQTEKEEAQFMFVVCSRVKQDPYVLNYILEIKKDNHSKRSISTSEDTEKGRSGETVSSNYPTASNPASTSSPQQHSPTDSPSTIFPANAGLIHVLVHLSRSQKSRVALKAFESLLLLVSIPKEDTAVCLAESTPLCQLLAERLCELFSQLPATLEPADIQSFPQTHWNVPFSQSGMQESQSFPGSEHMENFFAWLDFLDHLMREAPKSLAVKLAKEIHHCWLVGVLQHELLQMSEMGVLVNTALLCCSVRHIQSPAMVEELVSFLLGRQTQSEQRLDTESHVLRYQLIEHCDHISDEISITTLLLFEALLQKPHRDILFNLVLRNLENRCYLTRTLGGGDDCRHFTDTDPVEENEELEEDPFFTDMYGEDEFNSSERLLHRPQLIREHRCSGQTQALDIVNSFLCLVPQEAKTSQHVQGARYETYVHDAHEQFKECTAFLLDWDWPESLKPTELSVSSSDFFEGHFLKVLFDRIGRILEQPYELNLQVTSVLSRLAVFPHPHLHEYLLDPYIILAPGARSLFSVLIRVIGELMQRIEVIPNFTEKLVHVRRQLMGLDGESGVDHMPLLKGVIILEEFCKELAAIAFVKLPANNTNLQNTDTL, encoded by the exons ATGGATATGTTCAGTAAACTGACACATCTCTTTCAACAGGCGTTGGAGACC AGGGAGCCGCCAGTTAATTTATTGGACTCTTTCATGGACCACTGGAAAGGGATAACCAATTATTACATTGAAACTACTG GTCAAACGAGGCCTGTAAAGCAGACAGACATCCCATGGCGATTGAAGCAGATGCTGGATATCTTAGTTTACGAAGAGGCCCAACAGGGGCAGGAGGAGATGGGCCCTTGTATGGAGTATTTCCTACAGCACAAACTGCTGGAGACCCTCTGCACCCTAGGCAAAGcacaggtaccacacacacagcaggtaaAATGTTGTCATGTGTGGTACGTTTTGATAACCCTCTCTTCGACACTGATCTCTTCGTCCTGCCAGTACCCCCCAGGAATGAACCAGCAGGTCCTGGTGTTCTTCTCCAAGATCCTGGTACAAATCCAAAAGCCAATGCTTCACATCCTCAATGTGTATAGGCCAGTCCAG AAGCTGGTTCGTCTGTGTGGTCTTCCGGGATCGCAGACTGAGAAAGAGGAGGCTCAGTTTATGTTTGTTGTTTGCTCCAGGGTGAAACAAGATCCGTATGTTCTCAACTACATTTTAGAG ATTAAAAAGGATAATCACTCCAAGAGGTCTATTTCTACCTCTGAGGATACAGAAAAAGGGAGAAGTGGAGAAACTGTGTCTTCCAATTACCCCACAGCTTCCAACCCTGCCTCCACCTCTAGTCCTCAACAGCACTCACCCACTGACTCTCCCTCAACTATTTTCCCAGCCAATGCAGGCCTCATCCATGTCTTGGTCCACTTGAGCAGAAGCCAG AAAAGCAGAGTTGCACTGAAAGCATTTGAGAGCTTGCTGCTCCTTGTCAGCATACCAAAGGAAGATACTGCTGTGTGCCTGGCTGAAAGCACCCCACTGTGTCAGCTACTAGCTGAGAGGTTGTGTGAGCTCTTCAGCCAGCTCCCGGCTACGCTGGAGCCTGCAGACATCCAGAGTTTCCCCCAGACCCACTGGAA TGTTCCATTCTCTCAGAGCGGTATGCAGGAAAGCCAGTCGTTTCCTGGTAGTGAGCACATGGAGAACTTTTTCGCTTGGCTGGACTTCCTTGACCATCTGATGAGGGAGGCACCAAAG AGCCTCGCTGTGAAATTAGCCAAAGAAATTCACCATTGCTGGCTTGTCGGTGTTCTACAGCATGAGCTGCTCCAAAT GTCTGAGATGGGCGTGCTGGTGAACACTGCGCTGCTGTGCTGCTCGGTGCGTCACATCCAATCACCTGCCATGGTGGAAGAGCTGGTCTCGTTCCTCCTAGGCAGACAAACACAGAGCGAGCAGCGCTTGGACACAGAGAGTCATGTGCTGCGTTATCAACTTATAGAGCACTGTGACCACATCTCCGATGAG atcagtatcactactctgctccTGTTTGAAGCACTTCTACAGAAGCCTCACAGGGACATTCTCTTCAACCTGGTCCTGAGGAACCTGGAAAACCGCTGCTACTTGACACGCACACTGGGGGGAGGGGATGATTGCAGGCATTTCACTGACACTGATCCCGTGGAGGAGAACGA AGAACTAGAGGAGGACCCTTTCTTCACTGACATGTACGGCGAGGATGAATTCAACAGCTCAGAGCGGCTTCTGCATCGACCACAGCTCATCAGAGAACATCGCTGCAGTGGGCAAACTCAAGCATTGGACATTgtaaacag TTTTCTGTGTTTGGTCCCTCAAGAAGCAAAAACCTCTCAACATGTCCAAGGTGCCCGATATGAAACTTATGTCCATGATGCTCATGAGCAG TTTAAAGAGTGCACTGCATTCTTGCTCGATTGGGATTGGCCGGAGTCCCTCAAACCAACCGAGTTGTCTGTATCCAGTTCTGACTTTTTCGAAGGCCACTTCCTCAAAGTCCTGTTTGACAGAATAGGCCGGATCCTTGAGCAG ccctatgAGCTTAACCTCCAGGTGACCTCTGTGTTGTCCAGGCTGGCCGTGTTCCCTCACCCCCACCTCCATGAGTACCTGCTGGACCCCTACATCATCCTGGCTCCTGGAGCCCGCTCCCTGTTCTCTGTGCTCATCAGG GTGATAGGAGAACTGATGCAGAGGATCGAGGTGATCCCAAACTTCACAGAGAAGCTTGTGCATGTCCGAAGGCAGCTGATGGGCTTGGATGGGGAGTCTGG AGTGGACCACATGCCCCTGCTTAAGGGAGTGATCATCCTGGAGGAGTTTTGTAAGGAGCTGGCAGCCATTGCCTTTGTCAAACTTCCTGCCAACAACACAAACTTGCAGAACACTGACACCTTGTGA
- the fhip2b gene encoding FHF complex subunit HOOK-interacting protein 2B isoform X2, with product MDMFSKLTHLFQQALETREPPVNLLDSFMDHWKGITNYYIETTGQTRPVKQTDIPWRLKQMLDILVYEEAQQGQEEMGPCMEYFLQHKLLETLCTLGKAQYPPGMNQQVLVFFSKILVQIQKPMLHILNVYRPVQKLVRLCGLPGSQTEKEEAQFMFVVCSRVKQDPYVLNYILEIKKDNHSKRSISTSEDTEKGRSGETVSSNYPTASNPASTSSPQQHSPTDSPSTIFPANAGLIHVLVHLSRSQKSRVALKAFESLLLLVSIPKEDTAVCLAESTPLCQLLAERLCELFSQLPATLEPADIQSFPQTHWNVPFSQSGMQESQSFPGSEHMENFFAWLDFLDHLMREAPKSLAVKLAKEIHHCWLVGVLQHELLQMSEMGVLVNTALLCCSVRHIQSPAMVEELVSFLLGRQTQSEQRLDTESHVLRYQLIEHCDHISDEISITTLLLFEALLQKPHRDILFNLVLRNLENRCYLTRTLGGGDDCRHFTDTDPVEENEELEEDPFFTDMYGEDEFNSSERLLHRPQLIREHRCSGQTQALDIVNSFLCLVPQEAKTSQHVQGARYETYVHDAHEQFKECTAFLLDWDWPESLKPTELSVSSSDFFEGHFLKVLFDRIGRILEQPYELNLQVTSVLSRLAVFPHPHLHEYLLDPYIILAPGARSLFSVLIRVIGELMQRIEVIPNFTEKLVHVRRQLMGLDGESGVDHMPLLKGVIILEEFCKELAAIAFVKLPANNTNLQNTDTL from the exons ATGGATATGTTCAGTAAACTGACACATCTCTTTCAACAGGCGTTGGAGACC AGGGAGCCGCCAGTTAATTTATTGGACTCTTTCATGGACCACTGGAAAGGGATAACCAATTATTACATTGAAACTACTG GTCAAACGAGGCCTGTAAAGCAGACAGACATCCCATGGCGATTGAAGCAGATGCTGGATATCTTAGTTTACGAAGAGGCCCAACAGGGGCAGGAGGAGATGGGCCCTTGTATGGAGTATTTCCTACAGCACAAACTGCTGGAGACCCTCTGCACCCTAGGCAAAGcacag TACCCCCCAGGAATGAACCAGCAGGTCCTGGTGTTCTTCTCCAAGATCCTGGTACAAATCCAAAAGCCAATGCTTCACATCCTCAATGTGTATAGGCCAGTCCAG AAGCTGGTTCGTCTGTGTGGTCTTCCGGGATCGCAGACTGAGAAAGAGGAGGCTCAGTTTATGTTTGTTGTTTGCTCCAGGGTGAAACAAGATCCGTATGTTCTCAACTACATTTTAGAG ATTAAAAAGGATAATCACTCCAAGAGGTCTATTTCTACCTCTGAGGATACAGAAAAAGGGAGAAGTGGAGAAACTGTGTCTTCCAATTACCCCACAGCTTCCAACCCTGCCTCCACCTCTAGTCCTCAACAGCACTCACCCACTGACTCTCCCTCAACTATTTTCCCAGCCAATGCAGGCCTCATCCATGTCTTGGTCCACTTGAGCAGAAGCCAG AAAAGCAGAGTTGCACTGAAAGCATTTGAGAGCTTGCTGCTCCTTGTCAGCATACCAAAGGAAGATACTGCTGTGTGCCTGGCTGAAAGCACCCCACTGTGTCAGCTACTAGCTGAGAGGTTGTGTGAGCTCTTCAGCCAGCTCCCGGCTACGCTGGAGCCTGCAGACATCCAGAGTTTCCCCCAGACCCACTGGAA TGTTCCATTCTCTCAGAGCGGTATGCAGGAAAGCCAGTCGTTTCCTGGTAGTGAGCACATGGAGAACTTTTTCGCTTGGCTGGACTTCCTTGACCATCTGATGAGGGAGGCACCAAAG AGCCTCGCTGTGAAATTAGCCAAAGAAATTCACCATTGCTGGCTTGTCGGTGTTCTACAGCATGAGCTGCTCCAAAT GTCTGAGATGGGCGTGCTGGTGAACACTGCGCTGCTGTGCTGCTCGGTGCGTCACATCCAATCACCTGCCATGGTGGAAGAGCTGGTCTCGTTCCTCCTAGGCAGACAAACACAGAGCGAGCAGCGCTTGGACACAGAGAGTCATGTGCTGCGTTATCAACTTATAGAGCACTGTGACCACATCTCCGATGAG atcagtatcactactctgctccTGTTTGAAGCACTTCTACAGAAGCCTCACAGGGACATTCTCTTCAACCTGGTCCTGAGGAACCTGGAAAACCGCTGCTACTTGACACGCACACTGGGGGGAGGGGATGATTGCAGGCATTTCACTGACACTGATCCCGTGGAGGAGAACGA AGAACTAGAGGAGGACCCTTTCTTCACTGACATGTACGGCGAGGATGAATTCAACAGCTCAGAGCGGCTTCTGCATCGACCACAGCTCATCAGAGAACATCGCTGCAGTGGGCAAACTCAAGCATTGGACATTgtaaacag TTTTCTGTGTTTGGTCCCTCAAGAAGCAAAAACCTCTCAACATGTCCAAGGTGCCCGATATGAAACTTATGTCCATGATGCTCATGAGCAG TTTAAAGAGTGCACTGCATTCTTGCTCGATTGGGATTGGCCGGAGTCCCTCAAACCAACCGAGTTGTCTGTATCCAGTTCTGACTTTTTCGAAGGCCACTTCCTCAAAGTCCTGTTTGACAGAATAGGCCGGATCCTTGAGCAG ccctatgAGCTTAACCTCCAGGTGACCTCTGTGTTGTCCAGGCTGGCCGTGTTCCCTCACCCCCACCTCCATGAGTACCTGCTGGACCCCTACATCATCCTGGCTCCTGGAGCCCGCTCCCTGTTCTCTGTGCTCATCAGG GTGATAGGAGAACTGATGCAGAGGATCGAGGTGATCCCAAACTTCACAGAGAAGCTTGTGCATGTCCGAAGGCAGCTGATGGGCTTGGATGGGGAGTCTGG AGTGGACCACATGCCCCTGCTTAAGGGAGTGATCATCCTGGAGGAGTTTTGTAAGGAGCTGGCAGCCATTGCCTTTGTCAAACTTCCTGCCAACAACACAAACTTGCAGAACACTGACACCTTGTGA